In Mytilus edulis chromosome 6, xbMytEdul2.2, whole genome shotgun sequence, the following proteins share a genomic window:
- the LOC139527114 gene encoding solute carrier family 22 member 3-like, with protein MKIKLESLLQELGSPGKYQVCIFLLLALNYFPVVFNHIVMAFIGRPPQYECYNASYEDPSYMLNLTSTNNYSFWQNERTEYGKCSTKYITSDSTNASEMFNCDSSPNGKWRYVGKESSIASEWDLVCNNAYLSRLATTIYFIGVMVGGLIFGYLADKFGRKKIMLVTLFTPVAIGVLTALVKTYYLFVGLRFLQGIFIQGLQTTTYVMVMELFLPKYRGTAGAVLECFWGVTVIMMAGIAYLLQDWRNIQLAISVPSALALTYIWMVPETLRWLMIKDKIDQAQKIVKRITKFNNLSFPARTMDELQIQIEAKDNEPGRQYMFYDLLRTPILRKHSLILFYLWFSVCVGYYGMTFKIAGLAGNHYLTFFISGCVDLVAFIMVIYLIQRFGRRTPLLVFFVIGSVSCIVAGSIPIALAGASGTAEKVFAIIGKFGMAGVFSIIFVYSSELYPTVIRSIGMGTCAFWARLGGVVAPQILVLGDFTHKSVSVIMFGVISLIASLLVLFLPETANRKLPDTIEDAENIDAYKGGNGSEEEPVEL; from the exons ATGAAGATCAAGTTAGAAAGCCTTCTCCAAGAACTTGGCAGTCCTGGCAAGTACCAAGTCTGCATATTCCTGCTGCTAGCCTTGAATTACTTCCCTGTTGTCTTCAACCATATCGTCATGGCTTTCATTGGACGTCCACCTCAGTATGAGTGTTATAATGCTAGTTACGAGGATCCTTCATACATGCTTAATCTTACATCAACAAATAATTATAGTTTTTGGCAAAATGAGAGAACTGAATACGGTAAATGTAGTACCAAGTACATCACTAGTGATAGCACCAACGCAAGTGAAATGTTCAACTGTGATTCTTCTCCTAATGGAAAGTGGAGATATGTTGGCAAAGAATCATCTATTGCATCAGAG TGGGACCTTGTTTGTAATAATGCCTACCTATCACGACTGGCTACAACAATTTATTTTATTGGAGTGATGGTTGGTGGATTAATCTTTGGTTACCTTGCCGACAAGTTTGGAAGGAAGAAAATTATGCTGGTTACTCTGTTTACACCAGTGGCTATTGGTGTGCTGACCGCCTTAGTCAAGACCTACTATTTGTTTGTTGGTTTGAGGTTCCTACAGGGAATTTTTATTCAG GGTCTACAAACCACGACATATGTGATGGTGATGGAGCTTTTCCTCCCCAAGTATAGAGGGACTGCTGGAGCTGTGTTGGAATGTTTCTGGGGTGTGACTGTCATCATGATGGCCGGTATAGCCTACCTACTACAGGACTGGAGAAATATACAACTAGCCATATCTGTTCCTAGTGCACTGGCACTTACTTACATCTG GATGGTACCAGAAACTTTGAGATGGCTTATGATAAAAGATAAGATTGATCAAGCTCAGAAAATAGTAAAGAGAATCACCAAATTCAACAATCTGTCCTTCCCTGCTAGAACAATGGATGAGCTCCAAATTCAAATTGAGGCTAAAGATAATGAACCAGGTCGACAGTATATGTTTTATGATCTACTACGTACACCAATTCTACGAAAACACAgcttgattttgttttatttatg GTTTTCTGTATGTGTTGGATATTATGGGATGACATTTAAGATAGCAGGACTGGCAGGGAACCATTACTTAACCTTTTTCATCAGTGGATGTGTTGATCTGGTAGCCTTCATCATGGTTATTTACCTGATCCAAAG ATTTGGAAGAAGAACTCCTCTATTGGTGTTCTTTGTTATTGGATCTGTTTCGTGCATAGTTGCTGGATCTATTCCTATTGCACTAGCAG gAGCGTCAGGGACGGCTGAGAAAGTATTTGCTATCATTGGGAAGTTTGGAATGGCGGGTGTTTTCAGTATTATATTTGTATACAGTTCTGAGCTTTACCCAACAGTTATCAG GAGCATAGGTATGGGAACATGTGCTTTCTGGGCCAGATTGGGTGGAGTTGTGGCCCCTCAGATTCTTGTTTTG GGTGATTTTACCCACAAATCTGTGTCTGTGATAATGTTTGGAGTTATTTCCCTGATTGCCAGTCTACTGGTTCTATTTTTGCCTGAAACTGCAAACAGGAAGTTACCAGATACTATTGAAGATGCTGAAAATATTGATGCTTACAAGGGAGGTAATGGATCAGAAGAGGAACCAgttgaattataa